One Kaistella polysaccharea DNA segment encodes these proteins:
- the gmk gene encoding guanylate kinase has protein sequence MNEKVIIFSAPSGSGKTTLVKHCLQEFPDLAFSISCTTRNARGTETHGIDYHFISADEFRKKIGENAFVEFEEVYSDKYYGTLKSEVERIWATGKVVIFDVDVKGGISLKKYFGEKALSIFIMPPSVAELEMRLIARGTDDLETIKTRVEKATEEISFKNDFDEIVVNDQLEVAKNKIENLIKNFLAL, from the coding sequence GTGAACGAAAAAGTTATCATATTCTCAGCACCCTCCGGAAGCGGAAAAACCACTTTAGTTAAACATTGTCTGCAGGAATTTCCCGATCTTGCCTTTTCGATTTCGTGTACGACGCGCAATGCGAGAGGAACCGAAACGCACGGAATTGATTACCATTTTATTTCCGCTGATGAATTTAGAAAAAAAATCGGTGAAAATGCTTTTGTAGAGTTTGAGGAAGTTTATAGTGATAAATATTACGGAACTTTAAAATCAGAAGTTGAAAGAATTTGGGCCACAGGAAAAGTCGTTATTTTCGATGTTGATGTGAAAGGAGGAATTTCGCTGAAAAAATATTTTGGAGAAAAAGCTTTATCTATATTCATCATGCCACCCTCCGTCGCAGAGCTTGAAATGCGCTTAATTGCACGTGGAACCGACGATCTGGAAACCATTAAAACCCGCGTTGAAAAGGCAACCGAAGAAATATCTTTCAAAAATGATTTCGACGAAATTGTGGTGAACGATCAGCTGGAAGTTGCTAAAAATAAAATTGAAAATCTTATAAAAAATTTCCTTGCCTTATGA
- a CDS encoding YicC/YloC family endoribonuclease, whose protein sequence is MILSMTGFGRSEGVYEGKKITVDLKSLNSKSFDLNIKIPFRYKEKEYDLRKLLNDRVQRGKVDCYVNIESLDDASETTVNQELVSSYISELKKIAADGPEFEYLKMAIRMPDAISAKSEELTEEEWNFLLGLVKGALQNFENFRQTEGKILQDELQRNINNIKSYLAQVEPFEHIRMDSVKERYRNSLSEFDQLDETRFYQEMAYYTEKLDIAEEKVRLTQHLKYYEEVMQQENLNGKKLGFISQEIGREINTLGSKANHAEIQKLVVMMKDDLEKIKEQTLNVL, encoded by the coding sequence ATGATTTTATCAATGACCGGCTTTGGCCGAAGTGAAGGCGTTTATGAAGGTAAAAAAATTACCGTAGATCTAAAATCGCTGAACAGCAAATCATTCGACCTTAACATAAAAATTCCCTTCCGATACAAGGAAAAAGAATATGATCTGCGTAAACTTTTGAACGATCGCGTACAGCGGGGTAAAGTTGATTGTTACGTAAACATCGAGTCGTTGGATGACGCTTCTGAAACAACAGTGAATCAGGAATTGGTCTCTTCCTATATTTCAGAACTGAAAAAAATTGCCGCTGACGGACCGGAATTTGAATACCTGAAAATGGCCATCAGAATGCCGGATGCTATTTCGGCTAAATCTGAAGAACTTACCGAAGAAGAATGGAATTTTCTTTTGGGACTTGTAAAAGGAGCACTGCAAAATTTCGAAAATTTCCGTCAGACTGAAGGAAAAATTCTGCAAGATGAATTGCAGCGGAACATTAATAATATAAAGTCCTATCTGGCGCAGGTTGAACCTTTTGAACACATCCGAATGGACAGTGTGAAAGAGCGGTACCGCAATTCATTAAGTGAATTTGATCAGCTTGATGAAACCCGTTTTTATCAGGAAATGGCCTATTATACCGAAAAATTAGACATTGCCGAAGAAAAAGTTCGCCTTACACAACACCTTAAATATTATGAGGAAGTGATGCAGCAGGAAAATCTGAACGGAAAGAAACTGGGTTTTATATCGCAGGAAATCGGGCGGGAAATTAATACGCTCGGCTCAAAAGCCAATCATGCGGAAATTCAGAAACTCGTGGTGATGATGAAAGACGATCTGGAAAAAATTAAAGAACAGACTTTAAATGTTCTGTAA
- a CDS encoding PASTA domain-containing protein: MLKSLFHWKVLVNLLVAAAVFVGVVWLTFRWLEVHTNHGKEIAVPNVMNRSVHDAIKILDDSGLEYEVDSFKYDPKYRPFQVLQIYPSAGSRVKDGRTIVMKVNPRTYAQVSVPDVLDRYKGLAFRQLEQVGLKVGDTIFEPSIQRDAVLRLLYNGTTLKPGALLPRFSTIDLVIGAGPRRNITVPNVVGLTVQEAKAIISQNLFEVGLVEHEDGGGDESDIVYYQDPAPGDVRDQGMQMDIWASKKTPAEMGGKISQLNSIYRIKIDMSAPVYMDDGPVYSEPEPRRREPTTESPRPTVPAETTPKVEPTKPATETKSKPAETKPAETKPATPKTSTPKTEEKPKARKVVVE; encoded by the coding sequence ATGCTAAAATCGCTTTTCCATTGGAAAGTCCTGGTCAATTTACTGGTAGCGGCTGCAGTTTTCGTAGGAGTAGTTTGGCTTACCTTCCGGTGGTTAGAAGTTCATACCAATCATGGTAAAGAAATCGCTGTGCCGAACGTAATGAACCGCTCAGTGCACGATGCTATTAAGATTTTAGATGATTCTGGTTTAGAATATGAAGTCGACAGTTTTAAATACGATCCAAAATACCGACCTTTTCAGGTTTTGCAAATTTATCCATCCGCTGGTTCCCGGGTAAAAGACGGCCGAACTATCGTGATGAAAGTAAATCCAAGAACCTACGCACAAGTTTCCGTTCCGGATGTTTTAGATCGATACAAAGGTTTGGCATTCAGGCAGTTGGAACAAGTAGGTTTAAAAGTAGGAGACACCATTTTTGAGCCGAGCATTCAGCGTGATGCAGTTCTACGCCTTCTGTATAATGGCACAACTTTAAAACCAGGCGCTTTATTACCGCGTTTCTCGACCATTGATTTGGTGATCGGTGCTGGACCGAGAAGAAATATTACCGTACCGAATGTAGTGGGATTGACTGTACAGGAAGCGAAAGCTATTATTTCTCAAAACCTCTTCGAAGTTGGTCTTGTTGAGCATGAAGATGGAGGCGGAGATGAATCAGATATCGTTTATTATCAGGATCCTGCGCCGGGCGACGTTCGTGATCAGGGAATGCAGATGGACATTTGGGCAAGTAAAAAAACTCCGGCGGAAATGGGCGGCAAAATATCACAACTTAATTCTATTTACAGAATTAAAATTGATATGTCAGCACCCGTTTATATGGATGATGGCCCGGTGTATAGTGAACCGGAACCCCGACGTCGCGAGCCAACTACTGAAAGTCCAAGACCCACAGTTCCTGCTGAAACGACACCAAAAGTCGAACCTACAAAACCGGCAACAGAAACAAAATCTAAACCGGCAGAAACAAAACCGGCAGAGACGAAGCCTGCCACACCCAAAACTTCAACCCCGAAAACGGAAGAAAAGCCGAAAGCTAGGAAAGTAGTGGTGGAGTAA
- a CDS encoding RluA family pseudouridine synthase, giving the protein MGQETSDAEAEGLYEHLSLKVDRGQEPLRVDKYLQIFRQNSSRNKISQTCRAGNVVVNGNAVKQNYRVKPGDEISVLLTHPPRENLIIPQDIPINIVYEDDDVVVVDKAPGMVVHPGHGNYDGTLVNALAFHFQKKGLKSDLDRVGLVHRIDKDTSGLLVVAKTEYALSFLAKQFFDRTTKRLYWGFVWGNVADDEGTITGNIGRHVKNRMQMAVFEDGSLGKHAVTHYKVLERFRYMTWVECKLETGRTHQIRAHFKHIGHTLFNDERYEGHQVLKGINLPKYKQFIKNVFELLPRHALHAHTLGFVHPTTKKEMYFESPMPQDMEDALRKWRKYLES; this is encoded by the coding sequence ATGGGTCAGGAGACAAGTGATGCTGAAGCAGAAGGTCTTTATGAACATCTTTCGCTGAAAGTAGATCGCGGACAAGAACCTTTGCGAGTTGATAAATATCTTCAGATATTTCGCCAGAATTCCTCCCGAAATAAAATTTCCCAAACCTGTCGTGCCGGAAATGTCGTTGTTAATGGAAATGCGGTGAAACAAAATTATCGTGTGAAACCCGGCGACGAAATTTCTGTGCTTTTAACACATCCGCCCCGTGAAAATCTTATTATTCCTCAAGATATTCCCATTAATATTGTTTACGAAGATGATGATGTAGTGGTGGTCGATAAAGCTCCAGGAATGGTTGTCCATCCTGGTCATGGGAATTATGACGGCACACTCGTCAATGCGCTAGCTTTCCACTTTCAAAAAAAAGGATTGAAATCAGATTTAGATCGGGTAGGACTCGTTCATAGAATTGATAAAGATACTTCTGGACTTTTAGTTGTGGCAAAAACAGAATATGCATTAAGTTTCCTTGCGAAGCAATTTTTTGACCGTACTACGAAAAGATTATATTGGGGTTTTGTTTGGGGAAATGTCGCTGATGATGAAGGAACAATCACAGGAAACATCGGAAGACATGTGAAAAATCGCATGCAGATGGCAGTTTTCGAAGATGGCAGTTTAGGGAAACACGCCGTAACTCATTATAAAGTTTTGGAACGTTTTCGCTATATGACTTGGGTAGAATGTAAACTGGAAACGGGACGTACTCACCAGATTCGGGCACATTTTAAGCACATCGGACATACTTTATTTAATGATGAGAGATACGAGGGACATCAAGTTTTAAAAGGAATTAACTTGCCGAAGTACAAACAGTTCATCAAAAATGTTTTTGAACTTTTACCCCGGCATGCGCTGCACGCTCACACACTGGGTTTTGTTCATCCTACAACTAAAAAAGAAATGTATTTTGAAAGTCCCATGCCACAGGATATGGAAGATGCCTTACGAAAATGGCGTAAATATTTAGAATCTTAA
- a CDS encoding PorP/SprF family type IX secretion system membrane protein codes for MRKIGILFFTVFFFGSYQSQETLPYYQQYLLDGDFLFNPALYGKTDDVVLNLNYQKQFSNFEQSPNVQSVGMHANVFDRVGAGLSFFKDQNGPISSNGISAGASYFIPLDDDGERKNQFSFGTNVNFYNMNIDLGMLNPAETGDPLLTNDSIFLLYANLGLAVTYHNFFAGVSVNDIALSNDIPIVNGIEPEPTKYLLNAGYDFYMTDDFYVSPSVLVNLNTNSSKFIDLNLLATLTSDANAFSAGASFRTGNNKFGNQSLAVSPIIKATVNKFFFGASYNFGLSDIQQYAGSSFMLSIGYKFDNFINTRGYRY; via the coding sequence ATGAGAAAAATAGGTATTTTATTTTTCACCGTGTTTTTCTTCGGCTCCTATCAAAGCCAGGAAACCTTGCCGTACTACCAGCAGTATCTGTTAGATGGGGATTTTCTTTTTAATCCTGCGCTTTACGGAAAGACTGATGATGTTGTTCTCAATTTGAATTATCAAAAACAGTTTTCAAATTTTGAACAGTCGCCTAATGTTCAGTCAGTCGGAATGCACGCCAATGTTTTCGACCGCGTAGGTGCTGGTTTATCTTTTTTTAAAGATCAGAATGGCCCTATTTCCTCAAATGGGATTTCTGCCGGTGCATCTTATTTTATCCCCTTGGATGATGATGGAGAACGGAAAAATCAGTTTTCCTTCGGTACCAATGTCAATTTTTACAATATGAATATTGATTTGGGCATGCTTAATCCAGCTGAGACTGGCGATCCACTCTTGACTAATGATTCTATTTTTCTGCTCTATGCGAATTTGGGTCTGGCCGTGACTTATCATAATTTCTTTGCCGGAGTTTCGGTAAACGATATCGCACTCAGCAATGACATCCCCATTGTGAATGGAATTGAACCCGAACCCACTAAATATTTACTGAACGCCGGATATGATTTTTATATGACTGACGATTTTTATGTGAGTCCATCGGTATTGGTTAATTTAAATACCAATTCGTCTAAATTTATAGATTTAAATCTGCTGGCTACATTAACATCCGATGCTAATGCATTTTCGGCCGGTGCCAGTTTCCGAACAGGGAACAATAAATTTGGGAATCAAAGTTTAGCAGTTTCTCCGATCATAAAAGCGACGGTAAATAAATTTTTCTTCGGAGCAAGTTATAATTTTGGCTTGTCGGATATTCAGCAATATGCCGGCAGCAGTTTTATGTTAAGTATCGGCTATAAATTTGATAATTTTATTAATACGAGAGGTTATCGATATTAA